In one Lentimicrobiaceae bacterium genomic region, the following are encoded:
- a CDS encoding carbohydrate binding family 9 domain-containing protein → MKYTVLVCLLHIFSITYVWAQSSSIKIAQAKRTAQPPKIDGNLSDSVWNSAPVINQFIQNDPDFNTPSTFPTEVRILFDDYAIYVGAMLYDTHPDSILMQLGERDDENVNADKFGIAFDTYHNHLDAYTFLVTACGVQIDYRQSDNTFDAVWESKTQTTKNGWIAELKIPYSALRFPMVPNQEWGLQVYRGVRRYRELDQWALEQKGSNNTLIYWGTISGIENIQVPLRLSVTPYFSLYGEHYPYNIKGKNNYSTSFNGGIDLKLGLDESFTLDITLLPDFSQVQSDNEIKNLTAFETEYPEQRPFFKEAVDLFQKGGLFYSRRIGERPSGFYEVENQLKKGEYITENPSKAELVNATKISGRNKNGLAIGIFNAMTENTYAKVTDSLTGKTRKVLTEPFANYNIVVFDQAMKNHSSFYLVNTNVIRYKGGDDANVTAGGLTLNDKKSIYQLQLYSALSQNFTETDTSNNVFIDKLGAKYSAGISKTRGNFKFNVSETVIDQYFEINDMGLLFRNNEKLFYADASYSIYKPFWIVKDITNSLSYDYITNYLSGKIRLSRLQYQLDGTFTNYLSFWSGTNTMLNECYDYQEPRTNGRYYISPKYNSAWIGFSSDYRKPFALDWSFTITEAPRDNFISYYSEITPIFRINDHLSFDHTFSSDFQYNDIGFVNNDSLIIFGRRDITTINNTLTGKYMFNNKASLSLRVRHYWSKGEYNKYFALKDDGTLVLNSIYNDENDFNFNAFNIDLVYGWWFAPGSIINIVWKNAIINEETAIENKYFTNLKNTWEQPQANSLAFKILYYFDYQNIKKSKKRNTTT, encoded by the coding sequence ATGAAATATACCGTTTTAGTTTGTTTATTACACATATTTTCTATTACATATGTTTGGGCACAGTCTTCTTCTATAAAGATTGCACAAGCAAAACGGACAGCACAACCGCCAAAAATTGATGGTAATCTTTCCGATTCAGTATGGAACAGTGCGCCTGTAATTAATCAATTTATACAGAACGACCCGGACTTTAATACTCCTTCCACCTTTCCTACTGAGGTGCGTATTCTTTTTGATGATTACGCCATATACGTGGGAGCAATGCTGTATGATACCCATCCCGATAGTATTTTAATGCAACTTGGCGAACGCGACGACGAAAATGTGAATGCAGATAAGTTTGGAATTGCATTTGATACGTATCATAACCATCTGGATGCTTACACTTTTTTGGTTACAGCCTGCGGAGTGCAAATTGATTACAGGCAATCGGACAATACTTTCGATGCGGTATGGGAAAGCAAAACACAAACAACAAAAAACGGATGGATAGCTGAATTGAAAATACCCTATTCTGCACTACGTTTTCCGATGGTTCCCAACCAGGAATGGGGCTTACAAGTATACAGGGGAGTACGCCGGTATCGGGAATTGGATCAATGGGCGCTCGAACAAAAAGGATCAAATAACACACTTATTTACTGGGGCACTATCTCAGGAATAGAAAATATTCAGGTTCCTTTGCGGCTTTCCGTTACTCCCTACTTTTCTTTGTATGGAGAGCATTACCCATACAATATCAAAGGGAAAAACAATTACTCGACTTCATTTAACGGGGGAATAGACTTGAAATTAGGCCTGGACGAAAGCTTTACTCTCGACATAACTCTTTTGCCAGATTTCAGCCAGGTACAATCGGATAATGAAATTAAAAACCTTACGGCTTTCGAAACTGAGTACCCCGAACAACGTCCCTTTTTCAAGGAAGCTGTTGACCTGTTTCAAAAAGGCGGGTTATTTTATTCACGAAGAATAGGAGAAAGACCGTCTGGATTTTACGAAGTGGAAAATCAACTGAAAAAAGGGGAGTATATAACTGAAAATCCGTCGAAGGCAGAATTGGTAAACGCCACTAAAATTTCAGGCAGAAATAAAAATGGACTTGCTATCGGTATTTTCAATGCAATGACAGAAAATACTTATGCCAAAGTTACCGATTCGCTTACCGGAAAAACCCGCAAAGTATTGACAGAGCCTTTTGCCAACTACAACATCGTTGTTTTTGATCAGGCAATGAAAAACCATTCTTCATTTTATCTTGTTAATACAAATGTTATCAGATACAAAGGTGGCGATGATGCCAATGTTACTGCAGGAGGTCTTACCCTGAACGATAAAAAAAGCATATACCAATTGCAATTATATAGTGCGTTAAGTCAAAATTTTACAGAAACAGACACTTCTAACAATGTATTTATTGATAAACTTGGGGCTAAATACAGCGCCGGTATTTCAAAAACAAGAGGCAATTTTAAATTTAATGTATCCGAAACGGTCATTGACCAATATTTCGAAATTAATGATATGGGACTGCTGTTTCGCAATAACGAAAAGTTGTTCTATGCCGACGCATCCTATTCCATCTACAAACCATTCTGGATTGTAAAAGACATTACCAACTCCTTATCCTACGATTATATTACCAATTATCTAAGCGGGAAAATACGACTATCGCGATTGCAGTACCAACTTGACGGTACATTTACTAACTATCTGAGTTTTTGGTCAGGAACAAATACCATGCTGAACGAATGTTACGACTATCAGGAGCCCCGTACAAATGGAAGATATTATATCTCACCTAAATACAATAGCGCATGGATAGGATTTTCTTCTGATTACCGAAAGCCATTTGCTTTAGACTGGAGTTTTACTATTACAGAAGCCCCACGCGACAATTTTATTTCATATTATTCTGAAATTACTCCTATTTTCAGGATAAACGACCACCTTTCGTTCGACCATACTTTCAGTTCCGATTTTCAATACAACGATATCGGATTTGTAAATAACGACAGCCTGATAATTTTCGGAAGACGAGATATTACCACCATTAATAATACATTAACAGGGAAATATATGTTTAATAACAAAGCTTCATTGTCGTTGCGGGTTCGGCATTATTGGTCGAAAGGCGAATACAATAAATATTTTGCCCTCAAAGATGATGGAACACTTGTTCTTAACTCCATTTACAATGATGAAAATGATTTTAATTTCAACGCTTTCAATATTGACCTTGTTTATGGTTGGTGGTTTGCGCCTGGCAGTATTATCAATATTGTCTGGAAAAACGCTATCATAAATGAAGAAACTGCTATTGAAAATAAATATTTCACCAATTTAAAAAATACTTGGGAACAACCCCAGGCAAATAGCCTGGCATTTAAAATACTTTACTATTTCGATTATCAAAATATTAAAAAATCAAAAAAAAGAAATACCACAACATAA
- a CDS encoding aminotransferase class V-fold PLP-dependent enzyme, whose amino-acid sequence MAINKELYFGKFRKHIIGYDKEFETPYGIKKMLYADWIASGRLYKHIEEKISKTFGPFIGNTHTETSENGTLMTKAYHLAQAIIKQHVNAGKNDVIITTGFGMTGAIVKFQRILGLKTCGKLSNKPCLNECDRPVIFITHMEHHSNHTSWFETMADVVVLQPDKKLLVNPNELRQQLQKYTGRKLKIGSFTACSNVTGIETPYHGLAKIMHEHGGLCFVDFAASAPYVNINMHPANPLEKLDAIFFSPHKFLGGPGSSGVLIFDASIYSLPAPDQPGGGTVDWTNPWGEYKYSDNIEVREDGGTPGFLQAIRTALCIRLKEKMGVKNMQIREKELVNSAFSKLKKISGLHILAANTKNRLGIISFYIEKIHYNLIVKILSDRFGIQVRGGCACAGTYGHFLLDVSYEHSHEITNLINQGDLSQKPGWVRISLHPTMTDSELNYVVNAINQIAINHQEWSKDYIYNKKTNEFRHINDPIDKTSRIESWFVI is encoded by the coding sequence ATGGCTATTAACAAAGAACTTTACTTCGGAAAATTCCGCAAACACATCATTGGGTACGATAAAGAATTTGAAACGCCTTACGGGATAAAAAAAATGCTGTATGCCGACTGGATTGCCAGCGGCAGACTATACAAACACATCGAAGAAAAGATAAGCAAAACATTCGGTCCTTTCATAGGTAACACCCATACGGAAACAAGCGAAAACGGCACGCTGATGACCAAAGCCTATCACCTTGCCCAAGCTATTATTAAACAACATGTAAATGCCGGCAAAAACGATGTAATCATTACTACCGGCTTTGGCATGACCGGAGCAATTGTTAAATTTCAGCGCATTTTAGGACTGAAAACCTGCGGTAAACTCTCAAACAAGCCATGTCTTAACGAATGCGACCGTCCGGTAATTTTTATAACCCATATGGAACACCATTCCAATCATACTTCCTGGTTCGAAACGATGGCGGATGTTGTAGTGTTACAGCCGGATAAAAAATTGCTTGTCAATCCGAACGAACTGCGGCAACAGCTACAGAAATATACCGGGAGAAAATTAAAAATTGGCTCTTTTACAGCTTGCTCCAATGTTACAGGAATTGAAACGCCCTACCATGGACTTGCAAAGATAATGCACGAACACGGAGGGCTTTGTTTCGTAGATTTTGCAGCTTCAGCCCCCTATGTGAATATCAATATGCATCCGGCAAACCCGTTGGAAAAACTTGATGCCATCTTTTTTTCTCCCCATAAATTTCTGGGGGGTCCCGGTTCGTCCGGTGTGCTGATTTTTGATGCATCCATTTACTCCTTACCGGCTCCCGACCAACCCGGCGGTGGTACCGTTGACTGGACTAACCCCTGGGGCGAATACAAATATTCCGACAATATCGAAGTAAGAGAAGACGGCGGCACCCCCGGGTTTTTACAAGCCATACGAACAGCTCTTTGTATCAGGCTTAAAGAAAAAATGGGAGTTAAAAACATGCAAATCCGCGAAAAAGAACTTGTTAATTCGGCATTCTCAAAACTAAAAAAAATATCAGGATTGCATATTCTTGCCGCAAACACAAAAAACCGGCTCGGGATCATCTCCTTTTATATCGAAAAAATACATTACAACCTGATTGTAAAAATCCTCAGCGACCGCTTTGGAATTCAGGTTCGCGGGGGGTGCGCCTGTGCAGGAACCTACGGGCATTTTCTGCTTGATGTTTCCTACGAACATTCACACGAAATTACCAACCTCATTAACCAGGGCGACCTTTCACAAAAACCGGGATGGGTAAGAATTTCACTTCACCCTACCATGACCGATAGCGAACTGAATTATGTTGTAAATGCCATTAATCAAATTGCAATAAACCATCAGGAATGGAGTAAAGATTATATTTACAATAAAAAAACCAACGAATTTCGGCACATCAATGACCCCATTGACAAAACAAGTAGGATAGAAAGCTGGTTTGTCATTTAA
- a CDS encoding ATP-dependent Clp protease proteolytic subunit — translation MNKIRLLIALFLFTCCINASLLAQVSIKTGRTKVVYIFDIKKEIAPPVVRSTQKAFRDAVQLNADIILIYLNTYGGLLDAADSIRTMILRSKKPVYVFINHNAASAGALISLACDSIYMSPGANIGAATVVDQEGRPLPDKYQSYMRSLMRSTAEVNGRNPQIAQAMVDPRIKIPGVTDSGQVVTFTTSEAIKNNFCEGEASSVDEVLKLAGISNYKIIKQHLSLIDRLIGFLINPFVSGILIMLIIGGIYFELQIPGIGFALLVAIVGALLYFAPLYLEGLATHWEILIFIGGLILLCLEIFVIPGFGVAGISGIALIIAGLTLSMVGNRGFDFTQFSILTLIKPVFIVVIALFLSILGSILLSKKIFTNNTRLKSLALNTIQKKEMGFSVSDPQKINLIGKTGTAKTILRPSGKIEVEGDVYDASAEISYIESGEKIIVIKYESAQLFVRKL, via the coding sequence ATGAATAAGATAAGACTATTAATTGCATTATTTTTATTTACTTGTTGTATAAATGCATCGCTTTTAGCTCAGGTTTCGATAAAAACAGGAAGAACAAAAGTTGTTTATATATTTGATATAAAAAAAGAAATAGCTCCGCCAGTTGTACGCAGTACACAAAAAGCATTCAGAGATGCAGTACAATTAAATGCAGATATTATTTTAATTTATTTAAATACATATGGTGGATTGTTAGATGCAGCCGATTCCATCCGTACGATGATACTGCGTTCAAAAAAGCCTGTTTATGTATTTATAAATCACAATGCCGCTTCAGCCGGAGCACTAATTTCGCTTGCATGCGACAGTATTTATATGAGCCCTGGCGCCAATATTGGTGCTGCTACTGTTGTTGACCAGGAAGGCAGACCGTTACCTGACAAATACCAATCGTACATGCGTTCGCTAATGCGTAGTACTGCAGAAGTTAATGGGCGTAATCCACAGATAGCCCAAGCGATGGTTGACCCCAGAATAAAAATTCCGGGAGTTACCGATTCGGGGCAGGTGGTAACATTTACAACCTCGGAAGCCATTAAAAATAATTTTTGCGAAGGAGAAGCCTCTTCTGTTGATGAAGTGCTTAAATTGGCAGGAATTTCTAACTATAAAATTATAAAACAACACCTTAGCCTTATAGACCGATTGATTGGATTTTTAATTAATCCCTTCGTAAGCGGAATACTCATCATGCTGATAATTGGAGGAATATATTTTGAACTACAAATACCGGGCATTGGATTTGCATTGTTGGTCGCAATAGTTGGGGCATTGTTATATTTTGCCCCACTTTATCTCGAGGGCTTGGCTACCCATTGGGAAATACTTATTTTTATAGGAGGATTAATACTTTTATGCCTCGAAATTTTTGTTATACCCGGATTTGGTGTTGCCGGAATTAGTGGAATAGCATTGATAATAGCAGGTCTTACACTTAGTATGGTAGGCAATAGGGGATTCGATTTTACCCAATTTTCAATTCTTACACTCATAAAGCCCGTTTTTATTGTAGTTATTGCTTTATTCCTTTCCATACTCGGGTCTATTTTACTCAGTAAAAAAATTTTTACCAATAATACTCGCCTTAAAAGCCTTGCATTAAATACAATACAAAAAAAGGAAATGGGATTCAGCGTTTCTGATCCACAAAAAATCAACCTGATTGGAAAAACGGGGACAGCAAAAACCATTTTACGACCTTCCGGAAAAATTGAAGTTGAAGGAGATGTGTATGATGCGTCTGCCGAAATCTCTTATATTGAAAGTGGTGAAAAAATCATTGTGATTAAATACGAATCAGCACAACTTTTTGTCAGGAAATTATAA
- a CDS encoding DUF6268 family outer membrane beta-barrel protein has translation MKKTYLLLLVLGTFLSGLRAQPFVDVLNVQGTYFPKTNYDNYPGAKNETWQGAVNAFIPVVLKNKNTVLTGISYENMCFDMQYDTSSQTESTQLSSVTAQLGFIYQFANTPWSVTVLAVPRIASDLKNFSGKHYQMGGALLFTYQVRKSLKLKIGGYYNREFFGNYFMGLAGIDWKAGKRIYVYGVLPGSLNLEYRISPWLYTGLAYKCITASYRLGNPDNSYYVREGDTFWGDSRLSNFYHLYLTKNLVFNFDAGYSLYRYFEQYNSRDKVEVTRPVFHKSKDNWFFNTGLSFRIRLDNAYND, from the coding sequence ATGAAGAAAACTTACCTTTTACTGTTAGTGCTGGGAACATTTTTATCAGGGCTTCGGGCACAACCTTTTGTTGATGTACTTAATGTACAGGGTACATACTTTCCAAAAACGAATTACGACAACTATCCAGGTGCTAAAAATGAAACCTGGCAAGGCGCTGTTAACGCATTTATTCCGGTGGTTTTGAAAAATAAAAATACCGTTCTAACTGGCATTTCGTACGAAAACATGTGCTTCGACATGCAATACGATACTTCGTCGCAAACAGAATCCACCCAATTGAGTTCGGTTACTGCACAACTTGGATTTATTTATCAGTTTGCAAATACACCCTGGTCTGTTACAGTTCTGGCAGTTCCAAGGATTGCTTCCGATTTAAAAAATTTTTCAGGCAAACATTACCAGATGGGTGGAGCTCTGCTGTTTACTTACCAGGTACGCAAAAGTTTAAAACTGAAGATTGGCGGCTACTATAACCGTGAGTTTTTTGGGAATTATTTTATGGGTCTGGCAGGAATTGACTGGAAAGCCGGAAAAAGAATTTATGTTTACGGCGTTTTGCCCGGAAGTCTCAACCTTGAATATCGTATTTCGCCCTGGTTATATACGGGTTTGGCATATAAGTGTATTACTGCATCGTATCGTTTGGGTAATCCTGATAACTCCTATTACGTAAGAGAGGGAGATACTTTCTGGGGCGATAGTCGCCTGTCCAATTTTTACCACTTGTATCTTACCAAAAATTTAGTTTTTAATTTCGATGCAGGATACTCCCTTTACAGGTATTTTGAACAATACAATTCCCGTGATAAAGTAGAGGTTACACGTCCGGTTTTTCACAAAAGCAAGGACAACTGGTTTTTTAATACAGGTTTGAGTTTTCGTATCAGGTTGGATAATGCATACAATGATTAG
- a CDS encoding metallophosphoesterase, with product MKISVFVVFFSVVLTIYSLINFYIYRHGLYALPSEGKVRMVYSIVFGVLFIAYIAGRFMERAQWFNLASVFTFTGSFWLAAIFYFFLLVLIFDVFQLLNAGLHFLPAFLFADFAKTKLILFLSACIISFSLITAGFINASSPRIKKLDINLNKKAGELSSLNIVMVSDIHIGTLIGYRKVEKLVNHINRLKPDMVLFAGDVIDEELSVVLHYNMGAPLKKLNAPLGVYAITGNHEYIGGAEAAVRYLESLNIKMLRDTCVTVSGAFNLAGREDRDISRFSGKKRKNLEEIIKDADTALPLILLDHQPFRLDLTEKCGVDIQLSGHTHHGQIFPLNFLTRKIYENSWGYLKKGNSHIYVSCGYGTWGPPIRLGNRPEIVQLRVKFKG from the coding sequence ATGAAAATTTCCGTCTTTGTGGTATTTTTCAGCGTTGTATTAACCATTTATTCGCTGATTAATTTTTATATCTACCGCCACGGGCTATATGCATTGCCTTCCGAAGGCAAAGTACGAATGGTTTACTCCATTGTTTTCGGTGTTTTATTTATAGCATACATTGCCGGCAGGTTTATGGAAAGAGCTCAGTGGTTCAATCTTGCTTCTGTATTTACTTTTACTGGCTCGTTTTGGCTGGCTGCCATATTTTATTTCTTTCTGCTTGTTCTGATTTTCGATGTTTTCCAGTTGCTTAATGCAGGTTTGCATTTTTTGCCAGCTTTCCTCTTTGCTGATTTTGCCAAAACGAAGCTAATTTTGTTTTTATCGGCTTGTATAATCAGCTTTTCACTTATAACAGCAGGTTTCATCAATGCATCTTCGCCACGGATAAAGAAATTAGACATCAATTTAAACAAAAAAGCAGGTGAACTCTCTTCCCTTAACATTGTTATGGTATCCGACATACACATCGGAACGCTTATCGGCTACCGGAAAGTTGAAAAACTTGTAAACCACATCAACCGGCTGAAACCTGATATGGTGCTTTTTGCCGGAGACGTTATTGACGAGGAACTTTCGGTAGTGTTGCACTACAACATGGGAGCACCCCTGAAAAAGCTAAACGCCCCACTGGGGGTGTATGCCATTACAGGCAACCACGAATACATAGGCGGGGCGGAAGCTGCCGTTCGCTACCTCGAATCTCTGAATATAAAAATGCTGAGGGATACCTGCGTTACTGTTTCCGGTGCATTTAACCTTGCCGGGCGCGAAGACCGCGATATCAGCCGTTTTTCCGGGAAAAAACGGAAAAACCTCGAAGAAATAATAAAAGATGCCGATACCGCCTTGCCGTTAATCCTGCTCGACCACCAACCTTTCCGCCTCGACCTCACTGAAAAATGTGGAGTTGACATCCAGCTTTCGGGGCATACGCACCACGGACAGATATTCCCTTTGAATTTTTTGACCAGAAAAATTTACGAAAACAGTTGGGGTTACTTGAAGAAAGGCAATTCGCACATTTATGTTTCATGCGGTTACGGCACCTGGGGACCCCCAATACGATTGGGCAACCGCCCTGAAATTGTTCAGCTAAGGGTGAAATTCAAAGGCTAA
- a CDS encoding ABC transporter ATP-binding protein, whose translation MIKADNIYKSYGALSVLKGISLEVNKGEIVSVVGASGAGKSTLLHIIGTLDRADKGNLLINNIDINKLNNKSLASFRNKHIGFVFQFHHLLPEFTAIENVCIPAFIAKSAVKKTEGKAKQLLDLLNLNDRIHHKPSELSGGEQQRVAVARALINNPDVVLADEPSGNLDSANARELHQLFFNLREKFQLTFVIVTHNQELANMADRKLTIKDGIFSE comes from the coding sequence ATGATTAAAGCCGACAACATATACAAATCCTACGGAGCGCTCAGTGTATTGAAAGGGATAAGCCTGGAAGTTAATAAAGGCGAGATTGTTTCGGTAGTGGGAGCTTCCGGTGCAGGAAAATCTACCTTGCTACATATTATTGGAACCCTTGACCGCGCAGATAAAGGCAATCTATTAATAAACAATATTGATATTAACAAATTAAATAATAAAAGTCTTGCAAGTTTTCGTAATAAACATATCGGTTTTGTTTTTCAATTTCATCACCTGCTCCCTGAATTTACAGCCATTGAAAACGTGTGCATTCCCGCATTCATAGCAAAATCTGCTGTGAAAAAAACAGAAGGGAAAGCAAAGCAACTGCTTGATCTTTTAAATCTTAACGACAGAATACACCACAAACCTTCCGAATTATCGGGTGGCGAACAACAACGGGTAGCCGTTGCAAGAGCCTTAATCAACAACCCTGATGTGGTTCTTGCTGACGAACCTTCGGGCAACCTCGATTCTGCCAATGCCCGTGAGCTGCACCAGTTGTTCTTCAATTTAAGAGAAAAATTTCAGCTTACCTTCGTCATCGTAACTCATAATCAAGAGCTGGCAAACATGGCTGACAGAAAACTCACCATTAAAGACGGAATATTTAGTGAATAA
- a CDS encoding MFS transporter, whose amino-acid sequence MLPRNITEIKKGDKKTIRAWVMYDWANSVYQLTIASAIFPVYYNQVTRNGGDSTVSFFGLEIINTVLYSWTIAAAYLLVAVFSPMFSSIADYTGRRKTFMKIFTWIGSVSCGLLFFFNGNNIEFGIICFALAWIGYGGSLVFYNSFLPVIAEPEDHDKISARGYSMGYLGGVVLLIINLIVVLFPGWFGITDGKLPAKLAFLSVCMWWFGFSQITFRRLPKYTLRTRENGHILFHGYQELRKVYRYVTKSYTLKIYLLGFFFLTMGILTVMFMAATYGEKELGLKEDILIPVILVIQLVGMVGAHFFSRLSSKIGNFKALIISIITWIFICIGVYFVTDTIGFVVAAFFVGLVMGGSQALARSTYSKMIPETTDHTSFFSFYDVMEKLATVAGTFSFGIIEALTGSMRNSVLAIILFFAVGLVFLLLLIRKQACRA is encoded by the coding sequence ATGTTACCACGAAATATAACAGAAATTAAAAAGGGGGATAAAAAAACCATAAGAGCATGGGTAATGTACGACTGGGCTAATTCTGTTTACCAGCTTACGATTGCTTCAGCCATTTTCCCCGTGTATTACAATCAGGTTACACGTAACGGAGGCGACAGCACCGTTTCGTTTTTTGGACTGGAAATTATCAATACGGTGCTGTATTCATGGACTATAGCTGCAGCTTACCTGCTTGTTGCCGTTTTTTCACCTATGTTTTCTTCCATCGCTGATTATACAGGCAGGCGTAAAACGTTTATGAAAATTTTTACATGGATAGGCTCTGTAAGCTGCGGTTTGCTTTTCTTTTTTAATGGAAACAATATTGAATTCGGGATAATTTGCTTTGCTTTAGCCTGGATAGGTTACGGCGGAAGCCTGGTTTTTTATAATTCTTTTCTTCCCGTAATTGCCGAGCCTGAAGACCACGATAAAATAAGCGCAAGAGGATATTCTATGGGCTATCTTGGCGGTGTTGTACTGTTGATTATTAATTTAATCGTTGTACTTTTTCCCGGATGGTTCGGAATTACCGACGGAAAACTTCCGGCAAAACTTGCATTTCTTTCCGTTTGTATGTGGTGGTTTGGTTTTTCGCAGATTACTTTCCGCCGTTTACCCAAATATACCCTTCGTACCCGCGAAAACGGGCATATCCTTTTTCATGGCTACCAGGAGTTGCGAAAAGTATATCGTTATGTAACAAAATCTTATACTCTGAAAATTTACCTACTGGGATTTTTCTTTCTCACCATGGGCATACTTACAGTGATGTTTATGGCAGCAACCTATGGGGAAAAAGAACTCGGTTTGAAGGAAGACATTTTAATTCCTGTGATTTTGGTAATTCAACTTGTAGGAATGGTAGGTGCTCATTTCTTTTCCCGTTTATCATCAAAAATCGGAAATTTCAAGGCGCTGATAATTTCTATAATTACATGGATATTTATTTGCATTGGAGTTTACTTTGTTACCGACACAATAGGTTTTGTGGTTGCAGCCTTTTTTGTGGGACTGGTAATGGGAGGCTCGCAGGCACTTGCCCGTTCTACTTATTCTAAAATGATTCCGGAAACAACAGACCATACTTCGTTTTTCAGTTTTTACGATGTGATGGAAAAATTGGCTACCGTAGCCGGTACTTTTAGTTTTGGCATCATCGAAGCACTTACCGGTAGTATGCGGAATTCGGTGCTGGCAATTATTTTGTTTTTTGCCGTGGGACTGGTATTCTTATTGTTGCTTATAAGGAAGCAGGCATGCCGTGCGTAG
- a CDS encoding DUF3795 domain-containing protein: MQVSPCGVHCDECLFFEKECNGCRHIEGKVFWAVEHLPEKICPMFDCAVNEKHFPGCGSCNELPCHWYYEMKDPSMTDEEHKISIETRVKILKGLA, translated from the coding sequence ATGCAAGTATCTCCATGCGGGGTTCATTGTGATGAATGCCTTTTTTTTGAAAAAGAATGCAATGGTTGCCGCCATATCGAAGGTAAAGTTTTCTGGGCAGTTGAACATCTTCCTGAAAAAATTTGCCCCATGTTCGATTGTGCGGTAAATGAAAAACATTTTCCAGGTTGCGGCTCCTGCAACGAACTGCCCTGTCACTGGTATTACGAAATGAAAGACCCTTCGATGACAGACGAAGAGCACAAGATTTCTATCGAAACGCGGGTAAAAATTTTAAAAGGTCTTGCATAA